The Actinopolyspora erythraea genome has a segment encoding these proteins:
- a CDS encoding DUF2267 domain-containing protein, translated as MTEIWQSTPMRTFAEQVRQRADMSSADEASRVARATLTTLAEAVSAGQVDELAEGLPEELRNELSQRSGQARSLNKTEFLDRVSGEIATTDLETTEHQVRAVLTTLRQWAPAGETSDTVAQLPGSIAGLFE; from the coding sequence ATGACGGAGATCTGGCAGAGCACGCCCATGCGCACCTTCGCCGAGCAGGTGCGGCAGCGCGCGGACATGTCCTCGGCGGACGAGGCGTCCCGCGTCGCTCGCGCCACCCTGACCACGCTGGCCGAGGCCGTCAGCGCGGGACAGGTCGACGAGCTCGCGGAGGGACTGCCCGAGGAGCTACGCAACGAGCTCTCCCAGCGCAGCGGCCAGGCCCGCTCGCTGAACAAGACCGAGTTCCTGGACCGCGTCAGTGGCGAGATCGCCACCACCGACCTGGAGACGACCGAGCACCAGGTACGCGCGGTGCTGACCACGCTGCGCCAGTGGGCTCCCGCCGGGGAGACGAGCGACACCGTGGCTCAGCTGCCCGGCTCCATCGCCGGGCTCTTCGAATAG